A stretch of Electrophorus electricus isolate fEleEle1 chromosome 3, fEleEle1.pri, whole genome shotgun sequence DNA encodes these proteins:
- the tgm5l gene encoding transglutaminase 5, like, whose protein sequence is MEALKLQYINLEQAQNHKQHRTEGLISRSLVVRRGQPFKLTIGFSGPYKRNIDDLILRAKLDGLCFDIPFTLSNKPPKSQWTAYFQQGMVDPIHPYEATVWVVSPATALVGVYQLQLLLRSSSGPHSCRVGPFTLLCNPWCPADSVWLPDESMREEYVKNDFGLLYQGTAKNIIFRPWGFDQYERGVLDICMMLLQVSNEHKKDWKRDYAKRSDPVYISRVVSAMINCNDDCGVLQGNWSEDYNAGVHPSAWTGSGDILRQWVQSHFKPVKYGQCWVFAGVMCTVMRALGIPSRVVTGFNSAHDTNGNLVIEEYYSEAGEKLPQGRDSIWNFHVWVECWMKRGDLGAGFDGWQVLDPTPQERSGGAYRCGPAPVRAVRERRISMPYDIPFIYAEVNADVCVFMVCQGKVLTSTVDTERVGTLICTKSLGSNRPQDITSTYKHCKFIRPSVRSCTTAGGLSVGLHLCKVPVIGENITFSVTVTNKENIRKSVRELVNAQEKSYNFSPSHTLWEAQNLIQLAPHESKILKHQISSSQYAALRDNHLVNLAVVLMDVASQERVLASEEFNITSPIIKIRIENEDAIVACNCQVAMVKFTNPFSVAVNGVLTVAGAGLLEDKALFRVVLLKPGETVENAFKFTPKLAGVKMLHANLTMNNNGAVIRGFKTITVLPG, encoded by the exons ATGGAAG cttTGAAACTTCAGTATATTAACCTGGAGCAGGCTCAGAACCATAAGCAACACAGGACAGAAGGCTTAATCTCCAGGTCATTGGTTGTAAGGAGAGGGCAGCCGTTCAAACTTACAATTGGGTTCAGTGGGCCTTACAAGCGAAACATAGATGACCTGATACTCAGAGCCAAGCTAG ATGGCCTTTGTTTTGATATTCCATTCACCCTCTCCAACAAGCCACCTAAGTCCCAGTGGACTGCCTACTTTCAGCAGGGCATGGTGGACCCTATCCATCCTTATGAGGCCACAGTGTGGGTGGTCAGCCCTGCCACTGCTCTGGTCGGTGTCTAccagctccagctgctgctgaggTCCTCCTCTGGGCCCCACAGCTGCAGGGTGGGACCGTTCACCCTGCTCTGCAACCCGTGGTGCCCAG CTGATTCCGTGTGGCTTCCTGATGAGAGTATGAGGGAGGAGTATGTAAAGAATGACTTTGGACTGCTGTACCAGGGAACAGCCAAAAACATCATCTTCAGACCCTGGGGGTTTGATCAG TATGAGAGGGGTGTTCTGGACATCTGCATGATGCTGCTACAGGTGAGCAACGAACACAAGAAAGACTGGAAGAGGGATTACGCCAAGCGTTCCGACCCTGTCTACATCAGCCGAGTGGTCTCAGCTATG ATCAACTGTAATGATGACTGTGGCGTACTGCAGGGGAACTGGTCGGAAGACTACAATGCTGGCGTGCACCCATCAGCATGGACAGGCAGTGGGGACATTCTCAGGCAATGGGTCCAGTCCCACTTCAAGCCAGTCAAATATGGACAGTGCTGGGTGTTTGCAGGTGTCATGTGCACAG TCATGAGAGCCCTTGGTATCCCCAGTCGCGTAGTCACAGGCTTTAACTCAGCTCATGACACTAATGGGAACCTGGTGATTGAGGAATACTACAGTGAAGCAGGAGAAAAGCTGCCACAGGGCCGTGACAGCATCTG GAACTTccatgtgtgggtggagtgcTGGATGAAGAGGGGTGATCTGGGAGCAGGCTTTGATGGCTGGCAGGTGCTTGATCCCACTCCCCAGGAGAGAAGTGGAG GAGCATACAGGTGCGGCCCGGCCCCAGTCAGAGCGGTTCGGGAACGTCGGATCAGTATGCCCTATGACATCCCGTTCATCTATGCTGAAGTTAACGCCGACGTGTGCGTTTTTATGGTCTGCCAAGGAAAAGTGCTGACGTCCACtgtggacacagagagagtgggaacaCTCATCTGTACCAAGAGCCTGGGCTCCAACCGTCCACAGGACATCACCTCCACTTACAAacactgcaaat TTATACGGCCCTCAGTCAGGTCCTGTA CAACAGCTGGTGGTCTTTCTGTGGGACTGCACCTTTGTAAAGTGCCTGTTATTGGAGAAAACATCACCTTCTCTGTCACTGTCACTAATAAGGAAAACATTAGGAAATCAGTGAGAGAACTTGTGAATGCTCAGGAAAAGAGCTATAACTTCAGTCCGTCCCATACCCTGTGGGAGGCCCAGAACCTCATTCAGCTTGCTCCTCAtgaaa GTAAGATTCTGAAGCACCAGATCTCATCCAGCCAATATGCAGCGCTTAGAGACAATCACCTAGTCAACCTGGCTGTGGTGCTAATGGATGTGGCCTCTCAGGAGAGGGTGTTGGCTTCCGAAGAGTTTAACATCACCAGCCCCATCATCAAAATAAGG ATTGAGAATGAGGACGCCATCGTTGCCTGCAATTGCCAGGTTGCTATGGTGAAGTTTACCAACCCCTTCTCGGTGGCCGTGAACGGTGTGTTGACGGTAGCTGGTGCAGGTCTACTGGAGGACAAAGCTTTGTTCAG AGTTGTTCTGCTGAAGCCTGGAGAGACGGTGGAGAATGCCTTCAAATTCACTCCAAAGTTGGCAGGAGTCAAGATGTTACATGCCAATCTCACAATGAATAACAATGGCGCTGTTATTCGTGGTTTCAAAACCATTACAGTTCTGCCAGGATAA